The window TGGCGGTGGACAACGCGCGGCGGATCATGTCGTCATCGTGGGACGGCACGTCGCGGCCGGAGATCCGGAGGGCCTCGCGGCAGATATCCGGCAGGGAGCGGCCTTCATACCGGTGGGCTTCGTCGCGAGCACGCAGGAACCGTTCGTCGGTGCTGTTCCCGCCGGCGGTTCCGTTGCCCGATGCGATGCGAGTAATCCACTCGCCGCGGACGTTCGATCGGCTGAGCACTGCCCGGGCTTCGCGACGGGCGAAGATGGGACTGTCGAGCTCAAAGCCTTGCCGCAAGAGAATCGCACCCTGCAGGGCTTCGAGCGTGCAGCTCGATCCGTGAGAGCGAACATGGCCGGCGGGAGAGCCAGCAGGAACGGCACTGGGGCGGGTGCGAAGGGCCCGCAAGAATTCGCGGCTGACGCGAGATTGGTCCCAGTCTTCGGCCATCGCTCGCTGAACGAGGTCGTTCGGGATGTCGTCGCCGGCTTCGCTGCGGATGAAATCGAGTCGCTCGCGGCGGGCGGCGTCGTGAGCGGCGATTTCGCGACGGACGATGTCGCTGACGTTATCGCCATTGGCCCCACCGACGGGAGGGAGCGGGCCGTTCTCATCGCGTTGGATCGGCGGCGAGGTTGGGTCGGCGTCGTCATCGCCTGGCGTGCCATCGTCTGCTCCGGAGCCATCGTCGTCACCGCGGGCGATGTCGTCGCCCTCATCGGCCGAGGTCTCGTAGCCGATACGCTCAAACTCCGCTTCCTCGTGAGGGGACAGCGAGCGACTGAAGTTTTCGGCGGTGGCGTCGTCAGCATCGGGACGCATGCCGAGGTCGACGAGGTAACTCATTTGTGCGGCAGCGTAGGCCATGTGCGAGACTTCCGTTTGCGGTGTGGTGGATGCGAGTTTGCAAAGCGGAAGAAATGGTGGGCTGCTTTTTGGGCGTGTCCGGGTTGGTGGCTACTCGCGGGCGCGGCCAGGCAAACGATAAAGTGCGTCGACACACTCCTGGCCAAATGCCGCGAAGACGGTCGGCATGAATATCCCGTGTGGCTTGCCGTCTTTAATGAACTTGATGTTGGTGGGACAGCAGACCATGACCGCGTCGGTGTCCCATAATTCTTCGAACCATTTGCCTTTGGAAAACGGAACCAACGCGATGCCGTTTCGATGTTCCGTGAACTTTTCAACCCATGGCCTAGGCTTGCTGTACGGTGGATTCATCCAGACCGGCCCGGTGCCCCAGTCGGCTGTGAGACCGTCGTCGGCGAATGCAAAATATTGGTCGGCCGTAACATGAGGCGAGCCACCAGCAGGTGCGCAAACGTCAATTGAGAACTGCAGTTGCAAGTCATCGAACACCCATGCGGGCGTGTAGCATTCGTCCTTTGGGTTGGGGGCTTCAGTTGTTGCTGGAATCGAGGTGTGAGTCTTGGGGGCTTTCGGTTTCGTCATACTTCCTAGGTGAATAGCACGGTGCTGGATAGTGAACGTCTAGATGTCAGTGGAGGCTCCACCGTCGGCGCCGAAGATCACGACGCTGGCTTCGCGTTGGATCCACTGCGTGGTGACTCGCAAAGGTTGCTTGCCGGCGACCCAGCGGCGGCCGGCGATCTCGGCGGATTGGCCGGGCTCGATGTCGGTGAAGGTGAGGCGGCGGCCGCCGATGCTGATCATGCGGAGGTGGCCATCGCGGACTCGCTGCCAGATGGGATCGACGTCGGCCGTGGATGAGAACTGCAGTCTCGCGGTGATCTCGGCCTTGATCATCTTCGATTCGAGCACGCTGCCGAGCGAGGACTGCAGATCCCATGATTGATGGGAGTTTAGAAGTGGCACCCATGGCGACAAGCGGCCGCCGGCGGCGACGAGTACTTCACGCATCACACGTCGAGAACCGTAGTCGTAAAACACGACCGGGTTCTCCGTGGCAATCACGGCGTTGATCGTGCGGTTCTCGCGGTCGACGGTGTCGAGGTTGGTTGTCGCGGCGCGGCTGAACCAGGTGGGACTGCGTCGGGCTCGTCGCAGGTTTTCGGCGTTCGACCGGAGAGCGTGATCACGCAGAATGTTCATTCGGCTCATCGTTTGGATTTCTCCGACTGGGGGCGATTAGCGGGGTTGTTGCCGGGCCGTGCATCGTTGGGGACGCGTGCACCGGGGCCAGACTTGCCGCCTCCGGGCGCAGCCGATTTGCCGGGTCCGGATTGCATGAACGCCATCGCCTCGTCACGCGTGAACCCAGCCTCAATGAAGCGGTCGAGCGTGCGTTTCCAGGACGCGATCACGTCCTCTTCCTGGAGGTTCTGAGCGCGGCAGGCAGCGGCGAAAGTGAGCGTTCGGTTTTGCAGTCCCATCCGCTCGGCCGATCGTTCCTTGACCGGGTCGCCTTGCGGTGGCGGTGTCCAGTTCCATAGGAATTTGACTTCACCGCGGGGGCGTCGAAGATCGCCGGCGAGAGAGAGCTCGCGGGCGAGTGCTTTCACCAAACGGTTGAGCACTTTCTTACGCAGCCACTTTTGCCAGCTCTTGATGTGCCAGCAGTAGGCTTGATGATCGAAGCGAGCGGACGCGTAGCCGTGGTCGGATGAATCGAGACGGATCAGCATCAGCGGAATCGCGGCGGCGCGACCGAGCTGGGCCAGACGCTCGCGACGATGCTCGACGTAGTTGCTCGTCGGATGCGTGGCATCGGCGTTGCGATAGTCCCAACCCGGAGGTGCTGCGCGGCTGACTTGACGCTTGAACGCGACTTCCATCGACGCAGCGTCTTCAGGCTCGAACTTTTCGCCGTCCGGATTCAAGTTGACGAACCAGCCGGACTTATCTGCGGCGAGCTGTGCTGCGTCGAGCACAGACTGATCGTAGTCGCGGAGCTGGGCGATGACCGGCAGCGCGGACGCTAGCAACGGATAACCCACGTTCTGGCCGGATTCGCTGCGGATGAATTCGTGAAATACTCGGTCCGGTGGCAGCGTTTCAAATTCACCGGTGTCGTACTGGTAGGGACCGAGATAATCCGGCTGGCGAACGTAGTACTCGAGTGGGCGGCCGGAGCGAGTCCGACGGACGCCGAACGAGACGCGGCGGTCGGAGTGCATGTGCCAGGGCGTTTCGAGACGCGTGATGTGTACGTCGTGCAACCGCAACATCGCGGGGAATGAGGATCCGGTTTCGTCGTTGGTTTCTTGACCGAACCAACCTCCCGAATGCCAGATCGAGCGAACCCACAACCGCAGGATCTCGTCGAGGTGCATTTCGCCGTTGTGGTCGCAGATCTCCGTCCACTCATTCCAACGTGATTCGAGCCGCTTGTTGTAGGACGCGTCGTCGCTGATTACCTCGAGGCTCGGGCCTTCCGGGCCGACGATGTCGGTGGAGTGGGTTTCGACGATACCTTCGACGTCGGGGTTGTTGTGGTACTCGTGAGCGGACCGAGCCCGGAGCGTAGGCAGATCAAACGCGAGCTCGCTGTCGATCGGGTGGCCGAGTGCATCGGCCCAGTGATCGGCGTTGAGTCGATCGGTCCGGGCGCCGTCCCAACGACGTTGAATAATATTGGCCCCGGCGGGTAGGGGAGCGACCGCGCTACCCGAGCCGTCTAGGGAACGCTCGACTACCGCCGGGGCCGTGTACTTGGATTGCCTCGGCACTGCGCCGTGCTGAGAGACGTCGATCGACCAGGACAGCGAATCGATTGGTTTAGCCGCGGACACGCCGAATCTCCTGGGTGACAACACCACATTTAGCGTTGCGTTTGCGTTTGAGTTCGCTGACCGCTCGCGAGATCGATTCGCGATCAAATGACATTTCGCTGTCTTCGTTCTTACCATCGGGCAACACGGATAGCGCGAGCTGAGCCTGCTGCATGAGCTGCAGGGCGCGATCGACGTCGCCGGCTTCGTCGGCTTCGATCGCCTCGAAGACTTTGTCGGTGATGGTTTGATAGAGGTCAGGCATGACGCGTATGGTTGTGCGTCGGGGTTACCTGTCCGGGTTGGTGCCGATCATTGTTTCGCGAACCAGTTGCGGATCTTCTCACGCTGGGCGTCCGGCAGTGGCGGTGGGACTGGGGCCGGTCGTGGGGGCTCGGGGGTTCCTTCAGAATTCGGGCTGTCTGCATCGGGTTGTTCGTCGAGTTTGGCGACGGGCGGTCGATAGCCGAGGCGGCAGAGGGCGGCATAGGATTCGGCCAGGCAGTCGAGCAGGT of the Allorhodopirellula heiligendammensis genome contains:
- a CDS encoding DNA N-6-adenine-methyltransferase, whose amino-acid sequence is MTKPKAPKTHTSIPATTEAPNPKDECYTPAWVFDDLQLQFSIDVCAPAGGSPHVTADQYFAFADDGLTADWGTGPVWMNPPYSKPRPWVEKFTEHRNGIALVPFSKGKWFEELWDTDAVMVCCPTNIKFIKDGKPHGIFMPTVFAAFGQECVDALYRLPGRARE
- a CDS encoding phage portal protein; this encodes MSAAKPIDSLSWSIDVSQHGAVPRQSKYTAPAVVERSLDGSGSAVAPLPAGANIIQRRWDGARTDRLNADHWADALGHPIDSELAFDLPTLRARSAHEYHNNPDVEGIVETHSTDIVGPEGPSLEVISDDASYNKRLESRWNEWTEICDHNGEMHLDEILRLWVRSIWHSGGWFGQETNDETGSSFPAMLRLHDVHITRLETPWHMHSDRRVSFGVRRTRSGRPLEYYVRQPDYLGPYQYDTGEFETLPPDRVFHEFIRSESGQNVGYPLLASALPVIAQLRDYDQSVLDAAQLAADKSGWFVNLNPDGEKFEPEDAASMEVAFKRQVSRAAPPGWDYRNADATHPTSNYVEHRRERLAQLGRAAAIPLMLIRLDSSDHGYASARFDHQAYCWHIKSWQKWLRKKVLNRLVKALARELSLAGDLRRPRGEVKFLWNWTPPPQGDPVKERSAERMGLQNRTLTFAAACRAQNLQEEDVIASWKRTLDRFIEAGFTRDEAMAFMQSGPGKSAAPGGGKSGPGARVPNDARPGNNPANRPQSEKSKR